The Eurosta solidaginis isolate ZX-2024a chromosome 4, ASM4086904v1, whole genome shotgun sequence genome includes a window with the following:
- the LOC137250411 gene encoding carboxypeptidase D isoform X1 — MSLRPTLVSIFLLYTYRCLAQSTNELDTRLPEPRAYIPDSQYLDFVYHDHEDLTRFLRTTSARYPNLTALYSIGKSIQGRDLWVMVVSSSPYEHMVGKPDVKYVGNIHGNEPVGRELLLHLIQYFVTSYNTDQYVKWLLDNTRIHIMPSMNPDGYAISKEGACDGGQGRYNARGFDLNRNFPDYFKQNNKRGQPETDAVKDWISKIQFVLSGSLHGGALVASYPYDNTPNSRICRSSALCAMFQTYSAAPSLTPDDDVFKHLSLVYAKNHAKMSRGVACKSATPAFENGITNGAAWYPLTGGMQDYNYVWYGCMEVTLEISCCKYPPAYELKKYWEDNQLSMIKFLAEAHRGVQGFVLDPSGAPIERAALKIKGRDVGFQTTKYGEFWRILLPGYYKLEVFSDGYAPREVEFIVVEQHPTLLNVTLAPSKRIEGTALPIYRPLPIPQQHYRPAGPAYGDTGILSTISSGLNSLYSNIFG; from the exons ATGAGTTTGCGACCGACATTAGTTTCAATATTTTTACTGTACACCTATCGCTGCCTCGCCCAGTCGACAAATGAGCTGGATACCAGACTGCCAGAACCACGAGCTTACATACCTGATTCACAGTATTTGGATTTTGTTTATCATGATCACGAAGACTTGACAAGATTTCTAAG AACCACCAGTGCACGCTATCCCAATCTCACCGCGCTTTATTCCATTGGAAAATCAATACAAGGGCGTGATCTCTGGGTCATGGTTGTCTCATCATCACCCTATGAGCATATGGTCGGCAAACCAGATGTTAAATATGTTGGTAATATACATGGTAATGAACCAGTTGGACGAGAGCTTTTGCTACATCTTATCCAATACTTTGTGACGAGTTATAATACAGATCAATATGTTAAATGGCTATTGGACAATACGCGCATACACATAATGCCCTCAATGAATCCGGATGGTTATGCGATATCAAAGGAGGGCGCATGTGATGGCGGACAGGGCAG atataATGCACGAGGTTTCGATTTAAATCGTAATTTCCCGGACTATTTCAAACAGAACAACAAACGCGGCCAACCCGAAACTGATGCTGTCAAAGATTGGATATCGAAAATACAGTTTGTGTTGAGCGGTAGTTTGCATGGTGGCGCTTTGGTGGCAAGCTATCCTTACGATAATACACCGAATTCTA GAATTTGTAGATCTTCAGCTTTGTGCGCGA TGTTTCAAACCTATTCGGCTGCACCGTCCCTGACGCCCGACGATGACGTCTTCAAACATTTATCGCTCGTCTACGCCAAAAATCACGCGAAAATGTCACGTGGCGTAGCTTGTAAATCGGCGACGCCCGCCTTCGAAAATGGAATCACAAATGGTGCTGCTTGGTATCCTCTCACAGGCGGTATGCAGGATTATAATTACGTTTGGTATGGCTGCATGGAGGTGACGCTGGAAATTTCATGTTGTAAATATCCGCCTGCATATGAGTTGAAGAAATACTGGGAGGATAATCAGTTG TCTATGATTAAATTCTTGGCCGAAGCGCATCGTGGTGTGCAGGGTTTTGTACTCGATCCCTCAGGTGCACCCATAGAACGAGCTGCACTAAAAATTAAGGGGCGTGATGTTGGCTTCCAAACCACCAAGTATGGTGAATTTTGGAGAATTCTGCTTCCTGGATACTATAAGTTGGAG GTTTTCTCGGATGGCTATGCCCCACGAGAAGTGGAATTCATTGTCGTTGAACAACATCCAACATTGTTAAATGTCACATTGGCGCCGTCTAAg CGCATCGAAGGCACAGCACTACCAATATATCGTCCTTTACCAATACCACAACAACACTATCGTCCTGCTGGTCCGGCATATGGTGATACCGGTATTTTATCAACCATTAGTAGCGGCCTAAATAGTTTATACTCAAATATTTTCGGCTGA
- the LOC137250411 gene encoding carboxypeptidase D isoform X2, with the protein MSLRPTLVSIFLLYTYRCLAQSTNELDTRLPEPRAYIPDSQYLDFVYHDHEDLTRFLRTTSARYPNLTALYSIGKSIQGRDLWVMVVSSSPYEHMVGKPDVKYVGNIHGNEPVGRELLLHLIQYFVTSYNTDQYVKWLLDNTRIHIMPSMNPDGYAISKEGACDGGQGRYNARGFDLNRNFPDYFKQNNKRGQPETDAVKDWISKIQFVLSGSLHGGALVASYPYDNTPNSSPLGAVFQTYSAAPSLTPDDDVFKHLSLVYAKNHAKMSRGVACKSATPAFENGITNGAAWYPLTGGMQDYNYVWYGCMEVTLEISCCKYPPAYELKKYWEDNQLSMIKFLAEAHRGVQGFVLDPSGAPIERAALKIKGRDVGFQTTKYGEFWRILLPGYYKLEVFSDGYAPREVEFIVVEQHPTLLNVTLAPSKRIEGTALPIYRPLPIPQQHYRPAGPAYGDTGILSTISSGLNSLYSNIFG; encoded by the exons ATGAGTTTGCGACCGACATTAGTTTCAATATTTTTACTGTACACCTATCGCTGCCTCGCCCAGTCGACAAATGAGCTGGATACCAGACTGCCAGAACCACGAGCTTACATACCTGATTCACAGTATTTGGATTTTGTTTATCATGATCACGAAGACTTGACAAGATTTCTAAG AACCACCAGTGCACGCTATCCCAATCTCACCGCGCTTTATTCCATTGGAAAATCAATACAAGGGCGTGATCTCTGGGTCATGGTTGTCTCATCATCACCCTATGAGCATATGGTCGGCAAACCAGATGTTAAATATGTTGGTAATATACATGGTAATGAACCAGTTGGACGAGAGCTTTTGCTACATCTTATCCAATACTTTGTGACGAGTTATAATACAGATCAATATGTTAAATGGCTATTGGACAATACGCGCATACACATAATGCCCTCAATGAATCCGGATGGTTATGCGATATCAAAGGAGGGCGCATGTGATGGCGGACAGGGCAG atataATGCACGAGGTTTCGATTTAAATCGTAATTTCCCGGACTATTTCAAACAGAACAACAAACGCGGCCAACCCGAAACTGATGCTGTCAAAGATTGGATATCGAAAATACAGTTTGTGTTGAGCGGTAGTTTGCATGGTGGCGCTTTGGTGGCAAGCTATCCTTACGATAATACACCGAATTCTA GCCCCTTGGGCGCAGTGTTTCAAACCTATTCGGCTGCACCGTCCCTGACGCCCGACGATGACGTCTTCAAACATTTATCGCTCGTCTACGCCAAAAATCACGCGAAAATGTCACGTGGCGTAGCTTGTAAATCGGCGACGCCCGCCTTCGAAAATGGAATCACAAATGGTGCTGCTTGGTATCCTCTCACAGGCGGTATGCAGGATTATAATTACGTTTGGTATGGCTGCATGGAGGTGACGCTGGAAATTTCATGTTGTAAATATCCGCCTGCATATGAGTTGAAGAAATACTGGGAGGATAATCAGTTG TCTATGATTAAATTCTTGGCCGAAGCGCATCGTGGTGTGCAGGGTTTTGTACTCGATCCCTCAGGTGCACCCATAGAACGAGCTGCACTAAAAATTAAGGGGCGTGATGTTGGCTTCCAAACCACCAAGTATGGTGAATTTTGGAGAATTCTGCTTCCTGGATACTATAAGTTGGAG GTTTTCTCGGATGGCTATGCCCCACGAGAAGTGGAATTCATTGTCGTTGAACAACATCCAACATTGTTAAATGTCACATTGGCGCCGTCTAAg CGCATCGAAGGCACAGCACTACCAATATATCGTCCTTTACCAATACCACAACAACACTATCGTCCTGCTGGTCCGGCATATGGTGATACCGGTATTTTATCAACCATTAGTAGCGGCCTAAATAGTTTATACTCAAATATTTTCGGCTGA
- the LOC137250411 gene encoding carboxypeptidase D isoform X3 produces the protein MSLRPTLVSIFLLYTYRCLAQSTNELDTRLPEPRAYIPDSQYLDFVYHDHEDLTRFLRTTSARYPNLTALYSIGKSIQGRDLWVMVVSSSPYEHMVGKPDVKYVGNIHGNEPVGRELLLHLIQYFVTSYNTDQYVKWLLDNTRIHIMPSMNPDGYAISKEGACDGGQGRYNARGFDLNRNFPDYFKQNNKRGQPETDAVKDWISKIQFVLSGSLHGGALVASYPYDNTPNSMFQTYSAAPSLTPDDDVFKHLSLVYAKNHAKMSRGVACKSATPAFENGITNGAAWYPLTGGMQDYNYVWYGCMEVTLEISCCKYPPAYELKKYWEDNQLSMIKFLAEAHRGVQGFVLDPSGAPIERAALKIKGRDVGFQTTKYGEFWRILLPGYYKLEVFSDGYAPREVEFIVVEQHPTLLNVTLAPSKRIEGTALPIYRPLPIPQQHYRPAGPAYGDTGILSTISSGLNSLYSNIFG, from the exons ATGAGTTTGCGACCGACATTAGTTTCAATATTTTTACTGTACACCTATCGCTGCCTCGCCCAGTCGACAAATGAGCTGGATACCAGACTGCCAGAACCACGAGCTTACATACCTGATTCACAGTATTTGGATTTTGTTTATCATGATCACGAAGACTTGACAAGATTTCTAAG AACCACCAGTGCACGCTATCCCAATCTCACCGCGCTTTATTCCATTGGAAAATCAATACAAGGGCGTGATCTCTGGGTCATGGTTGTCTCATCATCACCCTATGAGCATATGGTCGGCAAACCAGATGTTAAATATGTTGGTAATATACATGGTAATGAACCAGTTGGACGAGAGCTTTTGCTACATCTTATCCAATACTTTGTGACGAGTTATAATACAGATCAATATGTTAAATGGCTATTGGACAATACGCGCATACACATAATGCCCTCAATGAATCCGGATGGTTATGCGATATCAAAGGAGGGCGCATGTGATGGCGGACAGGGCAG atataATGCACGAGGTTTCGATTTAAATCGTAATTTCCCGGACTATTTCAAACAGAACAACAAACGCGGCCAACCCGAAACTGATGCTGTCAAAGATTGGATATCGAAAATACAGTTTGTGTTGAGCGGTAGTTTGCATGGTGGCGCTTTGGTGGCAAGCTATCCTTACGATAATACACCGAATTCTA TGTTTCAAACCTATTCGGCTGCACCGTCCCTGACGCCCGACGATGACGTCTTCAAACATTTATCGCTCGTCTACGCCAAAAATCACGCGAAAATGTCACGTGGCGTAGCTTGTAAATCGGCGACGCCCGCCTTCGAAAATGGAATCACAAATGGTGCTGCTTGGTATCCTCTCACAGGCGGTATGCAGGATTATAATTACGTTTGGTATGGCTGCATGGAGGTGACGCTGGAAATTTCATGTTGTAAATATCCGCCTGCATATGAGTTGAAGAAATACTGGGAGGATAATCAGTTG TCTATGATTAAATTCTTGGCCGAAGCGCATCGTGGTGTGCAGGGTTTTGTACTCGATCCCTCAGGTGCACCCATAGAACGAGCTGCACTAAAAATTAAGGGGCGTGATGTTGGCTTCCAAACCACCAAGTATGGTGAATTTTGGAGAATTCTGCTTCCTGGATACTATAAGTTGGAG GTTTTCTCGGATGGCTATGCCCCACGAGAAGTGGAATTCATTGTCGTTGAACAACATCCAACATTGTTAAATGTCACATTGGCGCCGTCTAAg CGCATCGAAGGCACAGCACTACCAATATATCGTCCTTTACCAATACCACAACAACACTATCGTCCTGCTGGTCCGGCATATGGTGATACCGGTATTTTATCAACCATTAGTAGCGGCCTAAATAGTTTATACTCAAATATTTTCGGCTGA
- the LOC137250411 gene encoding carboxypeptidase D isoform X4, whose amino-acid sequence MSLRPTLVSIFLLYTYRCLAQSTNELDTRLPEPRAYIPDSQYLDFVYHDHEDLTRFLRTTSARYPNLTALYSIGKSIQGRDLWVMVVSSSPYEHMVGKPDVKYVGNIHGNEPVGRELLLHLIQYFVTSYNTDQYVKWLLDNTRIHIMPSMNPDGYAISKEGACDGGQGRYNARGFDLNRNFPDYFKQNNKRGQPETDAVKDWISKIQFVLSGSLHGGALVASYPYDNTPNSRICRSSALCAMFQTYSAAPSLTPDDDVFKHLSLVYAKNHAKMSRGVACKSATPAFENGITNGAAWYPLTGGMQDYNYVWYGCMEVTLEISCCKYPPAYELKKYWEDNQLSMIKFLAEAHRGVQGFVLDPSGAPIERAALKIKGRDVGFQTTKYGEFWRILLPGYYKLEVFSDGYAPREVEFIVVEQHPTLLNVTLAPSKLIAISAAIPSTTTSLITTIKRNGNDRIIFPSN is encoded by the exons ATGAGTTTGCGACCGACATTAGTTTCAATATTTTTACTGTACACCTATCGCTGCCTCGCCCAGTCGACAAATGAGCTGGATACCAGACTGCCAGAACCACGAGCTTACATACCTGATTCACAGTATTTGGATTTTGTTTATCATGATCACGAAGACTTGACAAGATTTCTAAG AACCACCAGTGCACGCTATCCCAATCTCACCGCGCTTTATTCCATTGGAAAATCAATACAAGGGCGTGATCTCTGGGTCATGGTTGTCTCATCATCACCCTATGAGCATATGGTCGGCAAACCAGATGTTAAATATGTTGGTAATATACATGGTAATGAACCAGTTGGACGAGAGCTTTTGCTACATCTTATCCAATACTTTGTGACGAGTTATAATACAGATCAATATGTTAAATGGCTATTGGACAATACGCGCATACACATAATGCCCTCAATGAATCCGGATGGTTATGCGATATCAAAGGAGGGCGCATGTGATGGCGGACAGGGCAG atataATGCACGAGGTTTCGATTTAAATCGTAATTTCCCGGACTATTTCAAACAGAACAACAAACGCGGCCAACCCGAAACTGATGCTGTCAAAGATTGGATATCGAAAATACAGTTTGTGTTGAGCGGTAGTTTGCATGGTGGCGCTTTGGTGGCAAGCTATCCTTACGATAATACACCGAATTCTA GAATTTGTAGATCTTCAGCTTTGTGCGCGA TGTTTCAAACCTATTCGGCTGCACCGTCCCTGACGCCCGACGATGACGTCTTCAAACATTTATCGCTCGTCTACGCCAAAAATCACGCGAAAATGTCACGTGGCGTAGCTTGTAAATCGGCGACGCCCGCCTTCGAAAATGGAATCACAAATGGTGCTGCTTGGTATCCTCTCACAGGCGGTATGCAGGATTATAATTACGTTTGGTATGGCTGCATGGAGGTGACGCTGGAAATTTCATGTTGTAAATATCCGCCTGCATATGAGTTGAAGAAATACTGGGAGGATAATCAGTTG TCTATGATTAAATTCTTGGCCGAAGCGCATCGTGGTGTGCAGGGTTTTGTACTCGATCCCTCAGGTGCACCCATAGAACGAGCTGCACTAAAAATTAAGGGGCGTGATGTTGGCTTCCAAACCACCAAGTATGGTGAATTTTGGAGAATTCTGCTTCCTGGATACTATAAGTTGGAG GTTTTCTCGGATGGCTATGCCCCACGAGAAGTGGAATTCATTGTCGTTGAACAACATCCAACATTGTTAAATGTCACATTGGCGCCGTCTAAg CTAATAGCCATATCAGCAGCCATACCAAGCACTACAACAAGTCTAATAACAACAATTAAAAGAAATGGGAATGATCGGATAATTTTTCCTAGCAATTAA